Proteins encoded together in one Psychrobacter sanguinis window:
- a CDS encoding crotonase/enoyl-CoA hydratase family protein codes for MSSVFNKMLNKTDSSNSYSSSSYLSHTYQTITLTEANDILTVTLNRPEKKNAMSFEMMKELIHLAKGLKKDRQTRVVILNGAGDTFCAGIDLGDLNDPKNAAMAMYELVKPTQSIFQKVCLIWREVPMPVISVTHGYCIGAGMQLALGCDFRISAAECQFSIMEAKWGLVPDMGLTQSALHLLPVDTLKELTMTARLISADEAQQFHLVTHVDDEPYQRAQALAEEIATRSPDAVLASKRVINRMTQQGCSSLYQEKVWQLKLMAGGKNRKLAIKKAKDNSVQFLKRQFG; via the coding sequence ATGTCATCAGTATTCAATAAAATGTTAAATAAAACCGATTCAAGCAACAGTTATTCAAGTAGCAGCTATTTAAGCCATACCTATCAGACCATTACGTTAACCGAAGCCAATGATATTTTGACAGTGACTTTAAATCGTCCTGAAAAGAAAAATGCGATGAGCTTTGAGATGATGAAGGAGCTTATTCATCTGGCTAAAGGGCTGAAAAAAGACCGTCAGACTCGTGTTGTCATCCTCAATGGGGCAGGTGATACTTTTTGCGCAGGCATTGATTTGGGGGATTTAAATGACCCAAAAAATGCCGCAATGGCTATGTATGAATTGGTAAAACCGACTCAAAGTATTTTCCAAAAGGTATGTTTAATATGGCGTGAAGTACCGATGCCTGTTATCAGTGTTACTCATGGCTATTGTATTGGGGCGGGCATGCAGTTGGCATTAGGGTGCGACTTCCGTATTAGCGCGGCAGAATGCCAGTTCTCTATTATGGAAGCCAAATGGGGATTGGTACCAGATATGGGGTTGACCCAATCCGCTTTGCATTTGCTGCCAGTGGATACTTTAAAAGAGTTGACCATGACAGCCCGTCTAATTTCAGCAGATGAGGCGCAACAATTTCATTTAGTGACGCACGTGGATGACGAGCCATACCAACGAGCACAAGCACTGGCTGAAGAAATAGCCACACGTTCGCCAGATGCTGTATTGGCCAGTAAACGTGTAATTAACCGTATGACCCAGCAAGGTTGTAGCTCTTTATATCAAGAGAAAGTGTGGCAGCTTAAGTTGATGGCAGGCGGCAAAAACCGTAAATTGGCCATCAAAAAAGCCAAGGACAACAGTGTGCAGTTTCTAAAGCGCCAATTTGGTTAA
- a CDS encoding tripartite tricarboxylate transporter TctB family protein produces MTMERLFSGLLALVSLGCIYLAMGYTAPIAYDPIGPRPYPILIFSMLAVGSLIVAVRPARFTQKIDLGFTPPIIRNLILCTVALLVYGLFFESLGFPIATTLMSFAVGVLFGGSPVKSLIYSALLSVFLYILFDILLDVKLPLGFLSGLRG; encoded by the coding sequence ATGACGATGGAGCGTCTTTTTTCAGGGCTACTTGCCTTAGTCAGTTTAGGATGTATTTATTTGGCTATGGGATATACAGCCCCTATAGCCTATGATCCTATTGGTCCAAGACCTTATCCTATACTAATATTTTCCATGTTGGCTGTAGGCAGTCTTATAGTAGCCGTGCGTCCTGCACGATTTACCCAAAAAATCGACTTAGGCTTTACGCCACCTATTATTAGAAATCTTATCTTATGTACCGTAGCTTTATTGGTTTACGGACTTTTCTTTGAATCCCTTGGTTTTCCTATTGCCACAACCCTAATGTCATTTGCTGTTGGAGTGTTGTTTGGTGGTAGCCCGGTAAAGAGTCTAATTTACTCTGCTCTGCTTAGCGTCTTTTTATATATTTTATTTGATATTTTACTAGACGTGAAACTACCGCTTGGATTTCTTTCAGGACTAAGGGGGTAA
- the cysM gene encoding cysteine synthase CysM — protein sequence MSNTTQTPINFFEQVTTLADCVGNTPLVSLQRLPQLEGIDTQVQVLAKLEGNNPASSVKDRPAFNMIQQAENRGQIKPGDTLIEATSGNTGIALAMVAAMRGYNMILLMPTNSTQERKDAMAAYGATLIEVDEGIEAARDQALQLQAEGKGIVLNQFANPDNSAAHYETTGPELWRQTGGRITHFISSMGTTGTISGTGKYLKEQNPNIQVIGLQPDDESSIAGIRRWPEEYKPEIYDPAVIDRTMDISQHTAEVYMRKLARTEGILAGVSSGAAAWAAIEVAKEIKDTQPDAVIAFIVCDRGDRYLSTGLFTAE from the coding sequence ATGTCAAATACGACTCAAACTCCCATTAACTTCTTCGAACAAGTCACTACCCTAGCAGATTGCGTCGGCAATACCCCTTTGGTGTCTTTGCAGCGTCTACCGCAGCTTGAAGGTATTGACACTCAAGTACAAGTATTGGCTAAGTTAGAAGGCAACAACCCTGCCAGCTCGGTCAAAGACCGCCCTGCTTTCAATATGATTCAACAAGCCGAAAACCGGGGACAAATTAAACCAGGGGATACCTTAATTGAGGCCACCAGCGGCAATACCGGTATTGCATTGGCGATGGTTGCTGCGATGCGTGGCTACAATATGATCTTATTAATGCCAACCAACTCTACACAAGAACGTAAAGATGCGATGGCCGCCTATGGCGCAACTTTAATCGAAGTAGATGAAGGTATTGAAGCCGCACGCGATCAAGCGTTACAACTACAGGCTGAAGGTAAAGGCATTGTATTGAATCAGTTTGCCAACCCAGACAATAGTGCAGCTCACTATGAGACAACTGGTCCAGAATTATGGCGTCAAACTGGGGGCCGTATCACTCATTTTATTAGTTCAATGGGCACGACAGGTACCATCTCTGGCACGGGTAAATACCTAAAAGAGCAAAACCCCAACATTCAAGTTATTGGTCTACAGCCTGATGATGAGTCTTCTATCGCCGGTATCCGCCGCTGGCCTGAAGAATACAAACCTGAAATTTATGACCCTGCTGTTATTGATCGCACTATGGACATTAGCCAACATACGGCAGAGGTTTACATGCGTAAATTGGCCCGTACTGAAGGTATCTTAGCTGGGGTTTCTTCTGGTGCCGCTGCTTGGGCAGCGATTGAAGTTGCTAAAGAGATTAAAGACACTCAGCCTGATGCGGTTATAGCATTTATTGTTTGTGATCGTGGTGATAGATATTTATCCACTGGCCTATTTACTGCTGAATAA
- a CDS encoding tripartite tricarboxylate transporter permease — MSTFEFLMHGFAIAMTPQNLLIALIGAFIGTIVGMLPGLGPINGVAILLPFAYALGLPPESALILLAAVYLGCEYGGRISAILINVPGDAGAIMSTLDGYPLARQGKAGIALSLSAVSSFIGATIATIGVVLFAPLLAKWAVSFGPAEYFVLMVFAITCLSGLVGDQPIKTAIAALIGLGLATVGVDAVTGIYRFTFDSVHLSDGIQFTTIVIGFFSVSEILILLERTTTGHKVIEQGKRSLLNFKEFLFSLATMLRSGLMGFVVGILPGAGATIASAMTYASERKIAGESGTFGDGDLRGIAAPEAANNASACGSFIPMLTLGVPGSGTTAVMMGALTLYNITPGPQLFAEQPDIVWGLIASLFICNIILLVLNIPLVGFFAKLLNIPSYMLLPAIAAISFVGVYSIHSTTFDLIFMVALGVFGYFLRKLNFPLSALILGYVLGELMESNLRRALSISQGELSILWSSPITIALWILALLMVFLPIIRSLYRRKYRTVS, encoded by the coding sequence ATGAGTACTTTTGAATTTTTGATGCATGGCTTTGCCATTGCTATGACCCCACAAAACTTATTAATTGCCTTAATTGGTGCTTTTATAGGAACTATTGTGGGTATGTTACCAGGACTAGGCCCTATTAATGGTGTAGCAATCCTACTGCCTTTTGCCTATGCTCTTGGCCTACCTCCAGAAAGTGCCTTGATTTTGTTAGCTGCTGTTTATTTAGGATGTGAATATGGGGGTCGCATCTCTGCTATCCTAATTAACGTACCTGGTGACGCTGGTGCCATTATGTCTACACTTGATGGTTATCCCCTAGCACGTCAAGGTAAAGCAGGTATTGCATTGTCTTTATCTGCAGTTAGCTCTTTTATAGGTGCCACTATTGCGACTATTGGTGTGGTTTTATTTGCCCCACTATTAGCAAAATGGGCGGTTTCTTTTGGTCCAGCTGAGTATTTCGTACTCATGGTATTCGCCATTACCTGCTTAAGCGGTTTAGTGGGTGATCAACCTATAAAGACAGCTATCGCTGCTCTAATAGGTTTAGGGTTAGCAACCGTAGGCGTTGATGCTGTTACCGGTATTTATCGATTTACTTTTGACTCAGTACACCTTTCAGATGGCATTCAATTTACCACGATAGTCATTGGTTTTTTTAGCGTCAGTGAAATTCTGATTCTATTAGAAAGAACGACTACGGGACATAAAGTTATAGAACAGGGCAAACGTAGCCTTTTAAACTTTAAAGAGTTTTTATTTAGTCTAGCCACCATGCTTCGCAGTGGACTTATGGGATTTGTTGTTGGCATTCTTCCAGGAGCAGGTGCTACCATTGCTAGTGCTATGACGTATGCTAGTGAAAGAAAAATAGCGGGTGAAAGTGGTACGTTTGGCGATGGCGACTTACGCGGAATAGCTGCCCCTGAGGCCGCTAATAATGCGTCAGCTTGTGGGTCATTTATCCCTATGCTAACGCTAGGCGTCCCAGGATCGGGAACTACAGCTGTTATGATGGGGGCTTTAACTCTTTATAATATAACCCCAGGCCCTCAATTATTTGCGGAACAGCCTGATATTGTTTGGGGTTTAATTGCTTCACTTTTTATTTGTAATATCATTCTATTAGTCCTAAATATCCCTTTAGTAGGTTTTTTTGCTAAATTACTCAACATCCCCAGTTATATGTTACTACCTGCCATTGCTGCTATTAGCTTCGTTGGGGTTTATTCGATTCATAGTACAACCTTTGACTTAATCTTTATGGTTGCATTGGGCGTATTTGGGTACTTCTTACGAAAACTAAATTTTCCTCTCTCTGCACTTATTTTAGGCTATGTCTTAGGAGAGTTAATGGAGTCTAACTTGAGACGTGCCTTGTCCATTTCTCAGGGTGAATTAAGCATTCTTTGGAGTAGCCCTATTACTATAGCGCTATGGATCTTAGCTTTACTGATGGTATTTCTTCCAATTATTCGAAGTTTATACCGACGTAAATATAGAACCGTATCTTAA
- a CDS encoding histidine kinase dimerization/phospho-acceptor domain-containing protein yields MRKKIIDFSSAYAQLILLVFLPIVVLAAVGAYLVEKESSKAIKSEQHTLATAALIRYEPMVKQLLPIILKNQDLDLNNQSLENNRINLEATDTNSQSGPKSKLDNETEASEDAATQVTNMSLPDELKGKNGVIESQQIEKNLQSLDDVQKRISYLLSSMNNNQHIQRVAIIDQDGKVLASSGDQQSEPWIDFKQYSLLDRTAVDQQGFISSIPTDMGTAYGHLLGDYEGRQYWLFVDMDNEPLTIAQLKVWLGLGITGLFTLLMLLLSLNTYAKRWIAPIYNLRLYLQQITPENMYLPVNIESTGELNQLQQDLLKTFRRLYGDFQELKDHSDQTEDDLRDAFDEMEMQNIFIREARDQAVSSSQAKSAFLANISHELRTPLNSIDGFINLLARHGDLTAEQDLYVQTIRKSSAHLLALVNDVLDFSKIEAGKLVLDKHEFSLYSAIYDVMDMLSPLAAEKGLRMAVMYYNDVPNTIIGDALRVKQVLTNLVGNAIKFTDVGEVVIRVGIDEVEDVTVIDMPSEQDSIKVEDQSSQPSGSMIHIAIQDTGHGLSEQAKSYLFKSFSQGDPSITRQYGGTGLGLVISKQLTRLMGGNIGFYNNDNAGAEGQVVVADSALQPTANKSPVRTGATFWFSVPAHVEVDVPDDIEFGATHEDLEDEDQIKLPVLRPFGQSTADDKPFEMLVWINHGPSIQVFMAATRPLNMNVTIARSLAGALEKLKEGGNRWDWVIIDGGESETREDKAALLKQIRLHYQGKLAIYGYQVSLDATLLERYKAMGLYQPFDKRQLYRMLDTRTTHVSTLVAPPTWQGVTVLAVDDHLPNLLVLDALLSELGIKVITANSGYDAVDIISKQIMYDTYEPSDVSIDQDVDAAKNVKKGKNAKIDLVFMDVQMPRMSGDEAAKKIRQLEEDAQKQHPNYHKRLPIIALTAHGLADGKDKLIAAGIDDYVGKPISRPQLLQILQRWLGRGGETPASTLKQTLKSSPSNTAINNQPAEGTVSNTEGGELPVVDWRDALMRSANKADLAKQLLLMMQDSVENELIDLQKAWDDRDREQLAQIAHRILGASRYSGVPQIRQASQDLEDKCLLNVQHTTPSQFSMLEEYYSTLITSLKVLQALDLEAYITHQMQQNEDKPLSENDMTWKMI; encoded by the coding sequence ATGCGAAAGAAAATAATTGATTTTAGTAGTGCTTATGCACAGCTCATCTTGCTGGTGTTTTTACCGATTGTGGTATTGGCAGCGGTAGGCGCTTATTTGGTAGAAAAAGAGTCAAGTAAAGCAATTAAGTCTGAGCAACATACCTTGGCGACTGCTGCTTTAATACGCTATGAGCCTATGGTCAAACAACTGTTGCCTATTATCTTAAAAAACCAAGACCTAGATTTAAACAATCAAAGCCTAGAAAATAACCGCATCAATTTAGAGGCAACAGACACTAATAGCCAGAGCGGGCCAAAGTCAAAACTAGATAATGAAACAGAAGCATCCGAAGACGCTGCCACGCAAGTGACCAATATGTCATTGCCTGATGAGCTTAAGGGCAAAAATGGCGTCATTGAAAGTCAGCAGATTGAAAAAAATCTTCAGTCCTTGGATGACGTACAGAAGCGTATCAGCTATCTATTGTCGTCCATGAATAACAATCAGCATATTCAGCGTGTGGCCATTATCGATCAAGACGGTAAGGTATTGGCGTCTTCTGGTGACCAACAATCAGAGCCTTGGATTGATTTCAAACAGTATTCATTACTTGACCGAACGGCAGTGGACCAACAGGGATTTATCTCTAGCATACCGACTGATATGGGGACTGCTTACGGTCATTTATTAGGAGATTATGAAGGCAGGCAGTATTGGCTATTCGTCGATATGGACAATGAGCCGCTGACCATAGCCCAGTTAAAAGTATGGCTAGGTTTAGGGATTACGGGTCTGTTCACGCTGCTTATGTTGCTTTTAAGTTTGAATACCTACGCCAAGCGCTGGATTGCACCGATTTATAACTTAAGACTTTACCTACAGCAAATTACCCCTGAAAATATGTATTTGCCGGTCAATATTGAGTCGACTGGGGAGTTAAATCAGTTACAGCAAGACCTACTGAAGACTTTTAGACGTCTATATGGGGACTTTCAAGAGCTAAAAGACCACTCGGATCAGACCGAAGATGATTTACGGGATGCCTTTGATGAGATGGAGATGCAAAACATCTTTATTCGCGAGGCTCGCGACCAAGCAGTATCGAGTAGCCAAGCTAAGTCGGCCTTTCTTGCAAACATCAGTCATGAGTTACGAACGCCTTTGAACAGTATTGATGGGTTTATTAACTTATTGGCCCGTCATGGTGATTTGACAGCAGAGCAAGATTTGTACGTGCAGACCATTCGTAAATCCTCCGCTCATTTGTTGGCATTGGTAAATGATGTTTTAGACTTTTCAAAAATTGAAGCGGGTAAACTGGTGTTGGATAAACATGAGTTTAGCTTATACTCAGCAATCTACGATGTGATGGATATGTTGTCCCCTTTGGCAGCTGAAAAGGGGCTACGTATGGCAGTGATGTACTACAACGATGTGCCCAATACTATTATCGGTGATGCACTACGGGTGAAACAGGTATTAACCAATTTGGTGGGTAATGCCATTAAGTTTACCGATGTTGGTGAGGTGGTAATTCGGGTAGGCATTGACGAGGTAGAGGATGTGACCGTCATTGATATGCCGTCAGAGCAAGACAGTATCAAAGTTGAGGACCAAAGCAGTCAACCATCTGGCAGTATGATTCACATTGCTATTCAAGATACCGGTCATGGCTTGTCTGAACAAGCAAAAAGCTATCTGTTCAAAAGTTTTAGTCAAGGTGACCCTTCGATTACGCGTCAATATGGGGGTACGGGTTTGGGCTTGGTTATTTCCAAGCAATTAACCAGACTAATGGGGGGTAATATCGGCTTTTACAACAATGACAATGCCGGAGCAGAAGGGCAAGTGGTCGTGGCAGATTCCGCCTTACAGCCCACAGCCAATAAAAGCCCAGTACGCACCGGGGCAACCTTCTGGTTTAGTGTGCCTGCTCATGTGGAGGTCGATGTACCTGATGATATAGAGTTTGGTGCCACACATGAAGATTTAGAAGACGAAGATCAAATTAAGCTGCCTGTCCTACGACCTTTTGGCCAATCTACCGCAGACGACAAGCCATTTGAAATGTTGGTTTGGATAAACCACGGCCCAAGCATACAAGTATTTATGGCTGCCACGCGTCCATTAAATATGAATGTGACCATTGCCCGTTCTCTGGCAGGGGCGCTAGAGAAACTTAAAGAGGGAGGCAACCGCTGGGATTGGGTCATAATCGATGGTGGTGAGAGTGAAACGAGAGAGGACAAAGCCGCACTATTAAAACAGATTCGACTACATTATCAGGGTAAATTAGCGATTTATGGTTATCAAGTGTCGTTAGATGCGACGTTACTTGAGCGTTATAAAGCGATGGGACTGTATCAACCTTTCGACAAACGTCAACTCTATCGCATGCTAGACACCAGAACCACCCATGTTTCTACTTTAGTAGCACCACCGACTTGGCAAGGGGTGACCGTATTAGCAGTAGATGATCATCTGCCCAATTTGTTGGTACTTGATGCGTTATTAAGTGAGTTGGGTATCAAAGTGATCACCGCAAACAGTGGTTATGATGCCGTCGATATCATCAGTAAGCAGATTATGTACGATACTTATGAACCATCGGACGTCTCTATAGACCAAGACGTAGACGCTGCTAAGAATGTGAAAAAGGGTAAAAATGCTAAGATTGACTTGGTGTTTATGGATGTTCAAATGCCAAGGATGTCAGGTGACGAGGCAGCTAAGAAAATACGTCAATTAGAAGAAGATGCGCAAAAGCAACATCCGAATTATCACAAACGTTTACCAATTATCGCGTTAACTGCTCATGGCTTAGCCGATGGCAAAGACAAGTTAATTGCAGCGGGTATCGATGATTATGTCGGTAAACCCATTAGCCGACCTCAGTTATTGCAGATACTACAGCGCTGGTTGGGCCGGGGTGGTGAAACTCCTGCGAGTACTCTGAAACAAACGCTTAAAAGCTCACCTTCAAATACGGCAATCAACAATCAACCTGCTGAAGGAACGGTGTCTAATACAGAAGGTGGCGAGCTGCCGGTTGTGGATTGGCGAGATGCCTTAATGCGCTCAGCAAACAAAGCAGACTTGGCAAAACAGTTGTTGCTGATGATGCAAGACTCAGTCGAGAATGAGTTGATTGATCTTCAAAAAGCTTGGGATGATAGAGATCGAGAGCAGTTGGCACAAATCGCCCATCGAATTTTGGGGGCAAGTCGCTATTCTGGTGTGCCACAAATTCGCCAAGCCAGCCAGGACCTTGAAGACAAATGTCTGCTTAACGTACAGCACACCACGCCTTCACAGTTTAGTATGTTGGAGGAGTATTACAGCACGCTGATCACAAGCTTGAAGGTATTACAGGCATTAGATTTGGAAGCTTATATTACCCATCAAATGCAGCAGAATGAAGATAAGCCGTTAAGTGAAAATGATATGACTTGGAAAATGATTTAA
- a CDS encoding Bug family tripartite tricarboxylate transporter substrate binding protein has translation MEFSVKKLSYLVFGLSVLSLTACNNTDKNPSASNNSEGEPSRPECIAPAKPGGGFDLTCKLAQSGLKNTNLLQKPMRVTYMPGGVGAVAYNKIVSNDRANNDAIVAFSTGSILNLSQGKFGKFTEKDVKWLAAVGTDYGAISVSADSPIKNLSDLADALKKDPKSVSFGAGGSVGGQDWLQTAMFAKTVGIDPNTMTYVAMEGGGEAVTAVLGNHITAVSSGLAEVMPQVTAGKLRVLAVFSDERLKGNLADVPTAKEQGYDVVWPVIRGYYMGPDVSEASYKWWKNSFDTMLADPKFAEIREQQDLLPFSMTGEELEQYVYKRTGELRELSAEFNLVEK, from the coding sequence ATGGAGTTTAGTGTGAAAAAACTATCTTATTTAGTCTTCGGACTTTCCGTTCTCTCTTTAACAGCTTGTAATAATACTGATAAAAATCCATCTGCTTCTAACAATTCAGAGGGCGAACCTTCTCGTCCTGAATGTATCGCTCCAGCAAAACCAGGCGGTGGATTTGATCTTACTTGTAAACTGGCACAATCTGGTTTAAAAAATACTAATTTGTTACAAAAACCTATGCGCGTTACTTATATGCCAGGGGGCGTTGGTGCAGTAGCTTACAATAAGATTGTCAGCAACGACCGTGCTAACAATGATGCCATCGTCGCATTTTCGACAGGTTCAATCTTGAATCTATCCCAAGGTAAATTTGGTAAATTTACCGAAAAAGATGTCAAATGGTTGGCTGCAGTAGGAACAGATTATGGGGCTATTTCAGTCAGTGCAGACTCCCCTATCAAGAACCTAAGTGACTTGGCAGATGCCCTTAAGAAAGACCCTAAATCAGTAAGTTTCGGAGCAGGCGGTAGTGTTGGTGGACAAGACTGGCTACAAACCGCTATGTTTGCTAAAACAGTAGGTATTGATCCCAATACTATGACCTATGTTGCTATGGAAGGGGGTGGCGAAGCCGTAACTGCGGTTTTAGGTAATCACATCACAGCTGTAAGTTCAGGTCTTGCTGAAGTCATGCCTCAAGTCACCGCCGGGAAACTGCGTGTTCTAGCTGTATTCTCTGATGAAAGATTAAAAGGTAATTTAGCCGATGTCCCAACTGCTAAAGAGCAAGGTTACGATGTCGTATGGCCGGTAATTCGTGGCTACTATATGGGTCCTGATGTTAGTGAAGCGTCTTATAAATGGTGGAAAAATAGTTTTGACACTATGCTAGCTGATCCAAAATTTGCCGAAATTCGTGAGCAACAAGACTTGTTACCTTTCTCAATGACAGGTGAAGAACTTGAACAATATGTTTACAAACGTACAGGCGAATTACGTGAACTGTCTGCTGAATTTAACCTAGTAGAAAAATAG
- the rlmD gene encoding 23S rRNA (uracil(1939)-C(5))-methyltransferase RlmD gives MQPTDTTNNTSSLTDNTTDNSSLAAAPSKKLSKPSSRVRRRLKDAAPLPFKIDGLSHDGRGVAIYGNGFGTDEGHIEEKHGKKVFVSFALPNESVNVRLTNSRKSFEEGDAVELLDNAHPERQTPPCPHFGVCGGCSLQHWQPDGQIAFKQTVLAELLQHQADVQPDNWLPPVVADRLGYRTKARMGVRYVAKKDTALVGFRERNSNFLAELNECHILDERIGFEIENLKALISSLEARSHIAQIELAMGEAIPELADGDQPVALILRHLEPLSESDIEKLKTFFKARSWQLYLQSKGPDSIERIALHDTDDLTEQFGRLYYQLPEFDLTYEFIPTDFTQVNLSVNRKMTKLACDLLDLKPGERVLDLFSGLGNFSLPLARLVGGEDGSQGLAIGVEGSDAMTARAADNAKRNGITNTEFYNQDLTQDFSDQSWAQQGFDAILIDPPRSGAWEVMQYLPRFNASRIVYVSCNPATLARDTKALIEQGYRLTDAGVMDMFCHTGHVESIARFEKVEAV, from the coding sequence ATGCAGCCCACCGATACCACAAACAATACTTCTTCTTTGACCGATAACACGACAGACAATTCTTCTCTTGCAGCGGCCCCAAGTAAGAAACTTTCCAAGCCAAGCTCAAGAGTCCGTCGTCGTCTAAAAGATGCCGCTCCGCTTCCTTTCAAAATAGATGGTCTGTCTCATGATGGCCGCGGTGTGGCTATATATGGCAATGGCTTTGGCACCGATGAGGGTCATATCGAAGAAAAGCACGGTAAGAAAGTGTTTGTTAGCTTCGCCCTACCTAATGAGTCGGTAAATGTAAGACTGACCAACAGCCGAAAAAGCTTTGAAGAAGGGGATGCAGTTGAGTTACTAGACAATGCACATCCAGAGCGTCAAACTCCGCCTTGCCCTCATTTTGGGGTATGTGGCGGCTGTAGCTTGCAGCACTGGCAGCCCGATGGACAGATTGCTTTTAAACAAACCGTATTGGCAGAATTGCTACAGCACCAAGCCGATGTCCAGCCTGATAACTGGCTACCGCCCGTAGTTGCAGACCGCCTTGGTTATCGTACCAAAGCACGCATGGGTGTGCGTTATGTCGCCAAAAAAGACACTGCATTGGTTGGCTTCCGTGAGCGCAACAGTAACTTCTTGGCTGAATTAAATGAGTGTCATATTTTAGATGAGCGCATTGGCTTTGAGATTGAGAATCTAAAAGCATTAATCAGCTCACTAGAAGCACGCTCACATATTGCTCAAATTGAGTTGGCAATGGGCGAAGCGATACCGGAATTAGCCGATGGCGACCAACCTGTGGCACTTATTTTGCGTCATCTTGAACCGCTGTCTGAATCTGATATCGAGAAGCTAAAGACTTTCTTTAAAGCCCGCAGTTGGCAGCTTTATTTGCAATCAAAAGGCCCTGACAGCATCGAGCGTATTGCCCTACACGACACCGATGATTTAACGGAACAGTTTGGCCGTTTGTATTATCAACTGCCTGAATTTGACTTAACTTATGAGTTTATTCCGACTGATTTCACCCAGGTTAACTTGTCTGTAAACCGTAAAATGACCAAGCTGGCATGCGACTTGCTTGACTTAAAGCCAGGTGAACGTGTTTTAGACTTATTCAGTGGCTTGGGTAATTTTAGTTTACCATTAGCCCGTTTGGTGGGTGGTGAAGATGGTTCACAAGGCCTAGCTATTGGCGTGGAAGGCTCTGATGCGATGACGGCTCGTGCCGCTGACAATGCCAAGCGTAATGGTATTACAAATACTGAGTTTTATAATCAAGACTTAACTCAAGACTTTAGTGATCAGTCTTGGGCACAGCAAGGCTTTGATGCTATCTTAATTGATCCGCCTCGTTCTGGCGCTTGGGAAGTGATGCAATACCTGCCTCGTTTTAATGCCTCTCGCATCGTCTATGTGTCATGTAATCCTGCTACACTAGCACGCGATACTAAAGCACTGATTGAACAAGGTTACCGTTTAACGGATGCGGGTGTTATGGACATGTTCTGTCATACCGGCCATGTTGAATCGATTGCCCGTTTTGAAAAAGTTGAGGCGGTTTAA
- a CDS encoding 3'-5' exonuclease — MTDFLKNPVLVFDIETIADIEGARRVYPQLANLNDEDALTALTSLRIQESGHDFMRLPLHKIVCISVFYIKEGQFSLFSLTAETLSEKEILSTFFRAFKDLNTLPQLVSWNGSGFDIPVLIYRAMLYDLSVPLLFEEGNRINAMRYDNYVNRYQSRHLDLMDRFSQYGGSRREAMSIVANLYGLPGKRDIDGSQVGEMVAQKQWQQLSIYCESDVLNTWLIYLRWMRLIGNISSADFDMWQAETRDFLQNKRNENDSVRHQDFLDYWPVN; from the coding sequence ATGACTGACTTTCTAAAAAATCCTGTTTTGGTATTCGATATTGAAACCATCGCCGATATCGAAGGCGCGCGTCGCGTTTATCCGCAGTTGGCCAATTTGAACGATGAAGATGCTTTAACAGCTTTGACAAGCTTGCGTATCCAAGAGTCAGGCCATGATTTTATGCGTTTGCCACTACATAAGATTGTGTGCATCTCTGTGTTTTATATCAAAGAGGGTCAGTTTTCTTTATTTTCATTAACTGCTGAGACTCTCTCAGAAAAAGAAATTTTATCCACCTTCTTCCGCGCCTTTAAAGACCTTAATACGTTGCCCCAGTTGGTCAGTTGGAATGGGTCAGGCTTCGATATTCCAGTATTAATCTATCGAGCGATGCTGTATGACCTCAGTGTGCCGTTATTATTTGAGGAAGGCAATCGCATCAACGCCATGCGCTATGACAACTATGTCAATCGCTATCAATCCCGCCATCTGGATTTAATGGATAGATTTAGCCAATATGGTGGCAGTCGTCGCGAAGCAATGAGCATTGTGGCTAATTTATATGGCTTGCCCGGTAAGCGCGACATAGATGGTAGTCAAGTAGGTGAAATGGTGGCACAAAAACAGTGGCAACAACTCTCTATTTATTGCGAATCCGACGTGCTAAATACGTGGTTGATTTACCTACGTTGGATGCGTCTGATAGGTAATATCTCGTCTGCTGACTTTGACATGTGGCAAGCTGAAACCCGTGATTTCTTGCAAAATAAGCGCAATGAAAACGATAGCGTTCGTCATCAGGATTTTTTAGATTATTGGCCAGTTAACTAA